One genomic region from Anguilla rostrata isolate EN2019 unplaced genomic scaffold, ASM1855537v3 scaf0841, whole genome shotgun sequence encodes:
- the LOC135246738 gene encoding adenosine receptor A3-like: MFGWYNRQTLAKMVVENSTTIACSYLDVIPLTYLIYFQFFGCTLLSLLVMCALYAHLFHSISKRLQRSQARATESHAYYAKERKLAKSLLLVLVLFAIGLLPLSLMNCVEFFGGDVSQDVFYVGILLMHANSAVNPVVYAFKVPKIRSAYVGAWRKCTLCWQQGVSQSTESKDISTKSKSIEDLTKEQDYSESSRHTV, translated from the coding sequence ATGTTCGGCTGGTACAACCGCCAGACTCTGGCCAAGATGGTGGTGGAGAACTCCACCACCATCGCCTGCAGTTACTTGGACGTCATCCCCTTGACTTACCTGATCTACTTCCAGTTCTTTGGGTGCACGCTGCTTTCCCTGCTGGTGATGTGTGCCCTCTACGCACATCTCTTCCACTCCATCTCCAAGCGACTGCAGAGGAGCCAGGCCCGGGCCACTGAATCCCACGCGTACTACGCCAAAGAGCGGAAGCTGGCCAAGTCCCTGCTGCTGGTCCTGGTCCTCTTCGCCATCGGCTTGTTGCCACTGAGCCTCATGAACTGCGTTGAGTTCTTTGGAGGCGACGTCTCTCAGGACGTCTTCTATGTCGGGATCCTCCTCATGCACGCCAACTCCGCCGTCAATCCGGTCGTGTACGCCTTCAAGGTGCCGAAGATCCGCAGTGCGTACGTGGGGGCCTGGAGGAAGTGCACCCTCTGCTGGCAGCAGGGGGTATCGCAGAGCACTGAGAGCAAGGACATCAGCACCAAATCCAAATCCATAGAAGACCTGACCAAGGAACAAGATTATTCAGAAAGTAGTCGACACACCGTCTAA